One Sulfurihydrogenibium subterraneum DSM 15120 DNA segment encodes these proteins:
- a CDS encoding response regulator transcription factor: MKVLIIEDDKELSHLIAKRLKEEGFTVQQAFDAEEGISYTTYEEYDVIVLDIMLPKMSGYEVIRQLRKKKIKTPILVLSAKGEIEDKVKGLQLGADDYLTKPFSFPELIARINALIRRTKNIEEISKLKYADITIDLLKKEVYRNGKKINLTAKEFELLKYLVENAERIITRNMILENVFDIDFDIDSNVVDVHIHRLREKIDKGFEKKLIHTVRGFGYVFKSD; the protein is encoded by the coding sequence ATGAAAGTTCTAATCATAGAAGACGATAAAGAGCTTTCCCATCTTATAGCAAAAAGACTTAAAGAAGAAGGTTTTACCGTTCAGCAGGCATTTGATGCAGAAGAAGGTATAAGTTATACTACTTACGAAGAGTACGACGTTATAGTCTTAGATATAATGCTTCCTAAAATGTCAGGTTATGAAGTAATAAGACAGTTAAGAAAAAAGAAAATCAAAACCCCTATTTTAGTTTTAAGTGCAAAAGGAGAAATAGAAGACAAAGTAAAAGGATTACAGCTTGGAGCTGATGATTATCTTACAAAACCTTTCAGCTTCCCAGAGCTTATAGCAAGGATAAACGCACTTATCCGTAGAACAAAAAACATAGAAGAGATATCTAAGCTTAAATATGCAGACATTACCATAGATTTACTAAAAAAAGAAGTATACCGTAATGGAAAAAAGATAAACCTTACAGCAAAAGAATTTGAACTTTTAAAATACTTAGTTGAAAATGCAGAAAGGATTATTACCAGAAATATGATTTTGGAAAATGTTTTTGATATAGACTTTGATATAGATAGCAACGTAGTAGACGTTCATATCCATAGATTAAGAGAGAAAATAGATAAAGGATTTGAAAAAAAACTTATTCATACAGTCCGTGGATTTGGTTATGTTTTCAAATCTGATTAA
- a CDS encoding sensor histidine kinase, with product MFSNLIKFFNKISIKIILLYSLTLLISLLISFFMVYSFFELYLENKTKEELIEKAKAYKILFKQEGINGLKNQITKEAEIIKSVELFFKIYDKKGDVILNTNTGIRTRDLVINLENYGKLKPDTYTLATIEYFDVIIYKLSNKYILVIGKSKLDNNKLLNRLMEIFYVSGIIVFFLSLTGGIIITNSITKKIKNISNTAKDITSSMKLDKRVAITGSKDELDDLALLINDLLDRIETLIRTLKETTESIAHDLKTPITRIRSSAENLLMKGNLSNDCGNLLIYIIEETDSLTQMIEDLLTISKLESGTFQLQKEKINLSKIVKKIYNLFKDYAQTKKIDIILDIQENIYIYGNEKYISRAIANLLDNAIKFNKENGYVKINLLENEKEVVLKIEDSGIGIPQEKIDKIFEKFYRVDESRGVYAGSGLGLSLVKAILTQHDAKIEVFSEENVGTTFIITFPKITNL from the coding sequence ATGTTTTCAAATCTGATTAAATTTTTTAACAAAATATCTATAAAGATAATTCTTCTATACTCTCTTACATTACTTATCTCCCTTTTAATATCTTTTTTTATGGTTTACTCTTTCTTTGAACTTTACTTAGAAAATAAAACAAAAGAAGAACTTATAGAAAAAGCAAAAGCTTATAAAATATTATTCAAACAAGAAGGAATAAACGGACTTAAAAACCAAATAACAAAAGAAGCTGAAATAATAAAAAGTGTTGAGCTGTTTTTTAAAATTTACGACAAAAAAGGCGATGTTATACTAAATACAAACACTGGGATTCGTACAAGGGACTTAGTCATAAATTTGGAAAACTATGGAAAACTAAAACCTGATACATACACTTTAGCAACCATAGAGTACTTTGATGTAATAATATATAAATTATCTAACAAGTATATACTTGTAATAGGAAAATCAAAGTTAGACAATAACAAACTATTAAATCGTCTTATGGAAATATTCTACGTATCAGGTATTATTGTATTTTTCTTATCTCTTACAGGTGGAATTATTATAACAAACTCAATAACAAAGAAGATAAAAAACATATCAAACACTGCAAAAGATATCACATCTAGTATGAAACTTGACAAGAGAGTGGCAATTACAGGCAGTAAAGATGAGTTAGATGATTTAGCTTTGCTTATAAATGATTTGTTAGATAGAATAGAGACACTTATAAGAACTTTAAAAGAAACTACAGAAAGTATAGCTCACGACTTAAAAACACCCATAACAAGAATAAGAAGCTCTGCAGAAAATCTTTTAATGAAAGGTAATTTATCTAACGATTGCGGAAACTTGCTAATTTACATTATAGAAGAGACAGACTCTTTGACTCAAATGATAGAAGATTTACTTACCATTTCAAAGTTAGAATCTGGAACATTTCAGCTACAAAAAGAAAAGATAAACCTGTCTAAAATAGTAAAAAAAATATACAACCTTTTTAAAGATTATGCCCAAACAAAAAAGATAGACATAATCCTAGATATTCAAGAAAATATTTACATCTATGGAAATGAAAAGTATATTTCAAGAGCAATAGCTAATTTGTTAGACAACGCAATTAAGTTTAATAAAGAAAATGGTTATGTAAAAATTAACCTACTTGAGAACGAAAAAGAAGTAGTCCTTAAAATAGAAGACTCAGGAATAGGAATACCACAGGAGAAGATAGACAAAATTTTTGAAAAGTTTTATAGAGTTGACGAAAGCAGAGGAGTATATGCTGGAAGCGGTCTTGGACTTAGTTTAGTAAAAGCGATATTAACTCAACACGATGCAAAAATAGAAGTTTTTAGTGAAGAAAATGTTGGAACAACTTTTATAATTACTTTTCCAAAAATTACAAATTTGTAA
- a CDS encoding RelA/SpoT family protein, with protein sequence MKTIEFKEAKELIDKINYLPDNEKEEVIETIDFIVEKHKDQYRKSGEPYYIHPIEAAKILADLKLDKISIISALLHDIVEDTDTTIQDIEEKFGKKVAQIVNGVTKIGKYNFENLEDAKIENFRKLIISTSNDIRVILVKLADRLHNLRTLHYLREDKQKRIAKESLEIYSPLAGRLGLWNIKREIDDLSFMYLHPEEYKKVVSYFATSKEKSEKYLKEKVIPQIEKVLKEHDINATIQYRSKHIYSIYEKTLRKNLKLSDIYDIFGVRILVEDIKDCYLALGLIHSIWTPVPGKFKDYISLPKSNFYQALHTTVVAPDGKFVEIQIKTYQMHKIAEEGIAAHWRYKGGNHLTEKDVEAFNWLKNIVETLKETKDSKVLEDISTDLSSEEIYVFTPKGDLIKLPTGSTIVDFAYAIHTMVGHKAVGGKVNGKFVPLDTKLKSGDLVEIITKEGHYPSRDWLKFVVTSKAKTNIKQFLSKIEREKSLKFGEKLLDKFLKKVNLKISSLTEEDKQKILSKYNYKSFEDLLIAVGDGKISPIKIVNIFKEEKQSQTPEKLTTQEKSKKEISIEVDGINNVLSFIAKCCNPIPGDDIVGIITKGKGIAIHNKECNNVKVVENTEPERLVNVVWSPNEKIKYLTNIKVIAEDKPGVLANISNAIASAGSNIKNVKVSDLKDKKALIKFSLEVKDKNHLNTILNSIKSFSDVIKVERI encoded by the coding sequence ATGAAAACAATAGAATTTAAAGAAGCAAAAGAGCTTATTGATAAGATAAATTATTTACCTGACAATGAAAAAGAAGAAGTAATAGAAACTATAGACTTTATAGTGGAGAAACATAAAGATCAATACAGAAAATCAGGAGAACCATACTACATTCATCCAATAGAAGCTGCAAAAATACTAGCAGATTTAAAATTAGATAAAATATCAATAATATCAGCACTTTTACACGATATAGTTGAAGATACAGATACAACCATTCAAGATATAGAAGAAAAGTTTGGTAAGAAAGTTGCACAGATAGTTAACGGTGTTACGAAAATAGGAAAGTATAACTTTGAAAACTTAGAAGATGCAAAAATAGAAAATTTTCGTAAATTAATAATCTCAACATCAAACGACATTAGAGTGATACTTGTTAAACTTGCAGATAGACTACACAATTTAAGAACGCTTCATTATCTTAGAGAGGATAAACAAAAAAGGATAGCAAAAGAAAGTCTTGAAATATACTCACCTTTAGCAGGAAGATTGGGTCTATGGAATATAAAAAGAGAAATTGATGACCTGTCTTTTATGTATCTTCATCCAGAAGAGTATAAAAAAGTAGTCTCTTACTTTGCTACTTCAAAAGAAAAAAGTGAAAAGTATCTAAAAGAAAAAGTAATTCCTCAGATAGAAAAAGTGTTAAAAGAACATGACATAAATGCAACAATCCAGTATAGGTCAAAACACATATACAGTATATACGAAAAAACTTTAAGAAAAAATCTCAAACTTAGCGATATTTATGACATTTTTGGGGTAAGAATATTAGTAGAAGATATAAAGGACTGTTATTTAGCACTTGGACTTATACATTCTATCTGGACACCTGTTCCTGGAAAGTTTAAAGATTACATCTCACTTCCTAAATCAAACTTTTATCAAGCCCTTCATACAACTGTAGTAGCTCCAGATGGTAAGTTTGTTGAAATACAGATAAAAACTTATCAAATGCACAAAATCGCAGAAGAAGGTATAGCAGCCCATTGGAGATATAAAGGGGGAAATCATCTAACTGAAAAAGACGTTGAAGCATTTAACTGGTTAAAAAATATAGTAGAAACCTTAAAAGAAACAAAAGACTCTAAAGTTTTAGAAGATATTAGTACAGATTTATCTTCAGAAGAGATATATGTATTCACTCCAAAAGGAGATTTAATAAAATTACCTACAGGTTCTACGATTGTTGATTTCGCTTATGCCATTCACACAATGGTAGGTCATAAAGCAGTTGGAGGAAAAGTAAACGGAAAGTTTGTTCCTCTTGATACTAAACTTAAAAGTGGTGATTTAGTAGAAATAATAACAAAAGAAGGACATTACCCTTCAAGAGATTGGTTAAAATTTGTAGTTACTTCTAAGGCAAAAACAAATATAAAACAGTTCCTATCAAAAATAGAAAGAGAGAAAAGCTTAAAGTTTGGAGAAAAACTACTAGATAAATTTTTAAAAAAGGTTAACTTGAAAATCTCCTCTTTAACAGAGGAAGATAAGCAGAAAATACTATCAAAGTATAACTACAAAAGCTTTGAAGACCTATTAATTGCAGTAGGTGATGGAAAAATATCACCAATAAAAATAGTAAACATATTTAAAGAAGAAAAACAAAGTCAAACACCAGAAAAACTAACAACTCAAGAAAAATCAAAAAAAGAAATATCTATAGAAGTAGATGGAATAAATAATGTTTTAAGCTTTATAGCAAAATGTTGTAATCCTATACCAGGAGATGATATTGTAGGTATAATAACAAAGGGAAAAGGGATAGCCATTCACAATAAGGAATGTAATAATGTTAAAGTTGTTGAAAACACAGAACCTGAAAGATTAGTTAACGTTGTATGGAGCCCAAATGAAAAAATAAAATATTTGACAAATATAAAAGTAATAGCTGAAGATAAGCCAGGAGTTTTAGCAAATATATCTAATGCTATAGCATCTGCAGGATCAAATATTAAAAACGTTAAAGTTTCAGATTTAAAAGATAAAAAGGCATTAATAAAATTTTCATTAGAAGTAAAAGACAAAAACCATTTAAACACCATATTAAACTCAATAAAAAGTTTCTCTGATGTAATTAAAGTAGAAAGAATTTGA
- a CDS encoding thiamine pyrophosphate-dependent enzyme: MAKKVTIQVLADLAQERDEKFHGHNPLAPGHRMCIGCGIPPIVNEVLLAIDKPTVVSTATGCLEVTTGVYPYTAWNTPWIHVNFQSAAAAIGGVEAAYKVLKKKGLINEDIAFVAFGGDGGTYDIGFQSLSAAVERGHDFLYVCYNNEGYQNTGYQKSSATPIGAYTKTTPVGKEKIGKQEPRKDLTMIMAAHGIPYVAQASPHIYRDLTRKVKKAMTFKGPKFINTLQPCTLSWRFAPEDTMRLAKLAVETRYWPVYEVINGKYWKVNVKPKRPKPIEEYIEAQPRWRHVLKYPEIVAQIQKEIDDKWNHLLALEEMSKALAEKEGIDYEALFANPEDKKGEE; this comes from the coding sequence ATGGCAAAAAAAGTAACTATACAAGTTTTAGCAGATTTAGCTCAAGAAAGAGATGAAAAGTTCCACGGTCATAACCCACTTGCTCCTGGACACAGAATGTGTATTGGATGTGGTATTCCACCTATTGTAAATGAGGTTCTGCTTGCTATAGATAAACCAACTGTTGTATCTACTGCAACAGGATGTCTTGAAGTTACAACAGGTGTTTATCCTTATACTGCATGGAATACTCCATGGATACACGTTAACTTCCAATCTGCAGCAGCTGCAATAGGTGGTGTAGAAGCAGCTTACAAAGTTTTAAAGAAAAAAGGTTTGATAAATGAGGACATAGCATTTGTAGCATTTGGTGGAGATGGTGGAACATATGATATCGGTTTCCAATCACTTTCTGCTGCTGTTGAAAGAGGACATGACTTTTTATACGTATGTTATAACAATGAAGGATATCAAAACACAGGATATCAAAAATCTTCCGCTACTCCAATAGGAGCATATACAAAAACAACTCCTGTTGGTAAAGAAAAAATAGGAAAGCAAGAGCCTAGAAAAGATCTTACTATGATTATGGCTGCACATGGAATACCGTACGTTGCTCAAGCATCACCACATATTTACAGAGACTTAACAAGAAAAGTTAAAAAAGCAATGACGTTTAAAGGTCCGAAGTTTATAAATACGTTACAGCCTTGTACACTTTCATGGAGATTTGCTCCAGAAGATACAATGAGACTTGCAAAATTAGCAGTTGAGACAAGATACTGGCCTGTTTATGAAGTTATAAATGGAAAGTACTGGAAAGTAAATGTTAAGCCAAAAAGACCAAAACCTATAGAAGAATATATAGAAGCCCAACCAAGATGGAGACACGTTTTAAAATATCCAGAAATTGTAGCTCAAATTCAAAAAGAAATTGATGATAAGTGGAATCATCTCTTAGCTTTAGAAGAGATGTCTAAAGCTTTAGCTGAGAAAGAAGGTATAGATTACGAAGCTTTATTTGCCAATCCTGAAGATAAAAAAGGAGAAGAATAA
- the porA gene encoding pyruvate ferredoxin oxidoreductase gives MSTKVIALTGNQAAAEAMRQINFDVAAVYPISPQTELMGFFAEYVANGEVDTDMVAVEGEHSAMAACIGAAAAGARVITASAGPGIAYMVENLYIASGMRLPIVLIDVNRALSAPLSIHCDHGDSMLTRDSGWISLFSENAQEAYHNLIMSVKIAEKAMFPVIVNYDGYIVSHSIENVEIFDDETVREFVGPSGIHRIPYPLLDVSKPVTYGATAQPDYYTECKYQQHVDFLKVYDIVREVFNEFESISGKRYDFIEEYMTEDAEYIGISMGSSFGTLKDAVNTLRAQGRKVGAIKIRLYRPFPVKELAQALSKAKGIAVLDRADSFDGIGGPLFKDVCTAILHNQNRSLVHNFIYGLGGREIHEEEFIKAFDRVERLEKGVETRDNLVEYLQVRA, from the coding sequence ATGTCAACAAAAGTAATTGCGTTAACAGGTAACCAAGCTGCTGCTGAAGCTATGAGACAAATCAACTTTGATGTTGCAGCAGTTTATCCAATATCTCCTCAAACAGAACTTATGGGATTTTTTGCTGAGTATGTTGCAAATGGTGAAGTAGATACTGATATGGTTGCAGTCGAAGGTGAACACTCAGCTATGGCTGCTTGTATAGGTGCTGCTGCTGCTGGAGCAAGGGTTATAACTGCATCTGCAGGTCCTGGAATTGCTTACATGGTAGAAAACTTATATATAGCCTCTGGAATGAGACTTCCTATCGTTTTAATAGATGTAAATAGGGCTTTATCAGCACCTTTATCAATACACTGTGATCATGGCGACTCAATGCTTACAAGAGATTCAGGCTGGATATCTCTATTCTCAGAAAATGCACAGGAAGCTTATCATAACCTTATAATGTCAGTAAAAATTGCAGAAAAAGCAATGTTCCCTGTAATTGTTAACTACGATGGTTATATAGTGTCCCACTCAATAGAAAACGTTGAAATATTTGATGATGAAACTGTAAGAGAGTTTGTTGGACCTTCAGGAATACATAGAATTCCTTATCCTTTATTAGATGTCTCAAAACCAGTAACTTATGGTGCAACAGCACAGCCAGATTATTATACTGAATGTAAATATCAACAACACGTAGATTTCTTAAAAGTTTACGATATAGTAAGAGAAGTATTTAACGAATTTGAGTCAATAAGCGGTAAACGTTATGACTTTATAGAAGAGTATATGACAGAAGATGCAGAGTACATTGGTATTTCTATGGGATCATCTTTCGGGACATTAAAAGATGCTGTTAATACTCTTAGAGCTCAGGGAAGAAAAGTAGGGGCAATTAAAATTAGATTATACAGACCATTCCCTGTAAAAGAGTTAGCACAGGCTTTATCTAAAGCAAAAGGTATTGCAGTTTTAGATAGGGCAGATTCATTTGATGGTATCGGTGGGCCATTATTTAAAGACGTATGTACAGCTATTTTACATAATCAAAATAGATCACTTGTTCATAACTTTATATACGGTCTTGGTGGAAGAGAAATACACGAAGAAGAATTTATAAAAGCCTTCGATAGAGTTGAAAGATTAGAAAAAGGTGTTGAAACAAGAGATAATTTAGTAGAATACTTACAAGTGAGGGCGTAA
- a CDS encoding 4Fe-4S binding protein — MYQLKKWFEIPIGSIVSEAGSSMMNNTGSWRMLRPVLNTEKCTNCLICWIFCPDDSIPVNREQRFETDFQYCKGCGICAVECPYDALEMVPEMEIKLKELE; from the coding sequence ATGTATCAGTTAAAAAAGTGGTTTGAAATTCCTATAGGTTCAATAGTTTCAGAAGCTGGTTCAAGTATGATGAACAATACAGGCTCATGGAGAATGCTTAGACCAGTTTTGAATACAGAAAAGTGTACAAACTGTCTTATCTGCTGGATATTCTGTCCTGATGACAGTATACCTGTTAACAGAGAACAAAGATTTGAAACTGATTTTCAATACTGTAAAGGTTGTGGAATATGTGCAGTAGAATGTCCTTACGATGCATTAGAAATGGTTCCAGAAATGGAAATTAAACTAAAAGAGCTTGAGTAA
- a CDS encoding 2-oxoacid:acceptor oxidoreductase family protein, producing the protein MTTATYKATKEIRWHGRGGQGTVTAAKMLASAAIIRGKYGQAMPEFGLERSGTPVKVSTRISDKPINTRAPVDNPEVVIITDPSLIFTIRDIIVSGTDENTVFVVNTNFPPEKVRQILGIGNNELWIVDASKIALEEFGRNIPNTAVLGAVAKATGIVDLEALEEEIKDAFGASSKLRNVLDQNLKALRRGYEEVYKT; encoded by the coding sequence ATGACAACCGCAACATATAAAGCTACAAAAGAAATCAGATGGCACGGTAGAGGAGGACAAGGAACAGTTACTGCTGCTAAAATGCTTGCTTCTGCAGCAATTATTAGAGGTAAATACGGACAAGCAATGCCAGAATTCGGACTAGAAAGATCTGGAACACCTGTTAAGGTTTCAACAAGAATATCTGATAAACCTATAAATACGAGAGCGCCTGTTGACAATCCAGAAGTAGTTATTATAACAGATCCTTCTTTGATATTTACTATAAGGGATATAATAGTAAGTGGAACAGATGAAAATACTGTTTTCGTTGTAAATACAAACTTTCCACCAGAAAAAGTTAGACAAATTTTAGGAATAGGAAATAATGAACTTTGGATAGTAGATGCTTCAAAAATAGCTCTGGAAGAGTTTGGAAGAAATATACCAAATACTGCTGTTTTAGGAGCTGTAGCAAAAGCAACAGGTATAGTTGATTTAGAAGCCTTAGAAGAAGAAATTAAAGATGCTTTTGGTGCGAGTTCTAAGTTAAGAAACGTGTTAGATCAAAACTTAAAAGCTTTAAGAAGAGGATACGAAGAGGTTTACAAAACCTAA
- a CDS encoding 2-oxoacid:ferredoxin oxidoreductase subunit beta: MSYQFIKLQEKLQPKDYRSNIEPTWCPGCGDFGVVSGLAKVFSEEQFDPTALTLVSGIGCSSRLPLWMNAFGMHTCHGRAIPAAVGARLAKPEIPVVVTAGDGDLFSIGMEHFPHAARKNFDLTVICMDNRMYALTKNQQSPTSRSGYKGSLTPYGNIEEPINTIAFAIACGATFVAQTYSGNPKHEAEILQAAVEHKGFSFVNILSPCPTFNKIDTFQYYKGRTIDINKELGHDPSDYVKAVELASHALDHDKDPNAKVPLGIFLKIEKPTFEDKVLALKQKYGASDNPDWDKILEKYRP; encoded by the coding sequence ATGTCATATCAGTTTATAAAACTACAAGAAAAGCTACAACCAAAAGACTACAGAAGTAATATTGAGCCTACATGGTGTCCTGGTTGTGGAGACTTTGGTGTCGTTTCTGGACTTGCCAAAGTTTTTAGTGAAGAACAGTTTGATCCAACTGCTTTAACTCTCGTATCTGGAATTGGTTGTTCGTCAAGATTGCCTCTTTGGATGAACGCTTTTGGTATGCACACTTGCCACGGAAGAGCTATTCCAGCTGCAGTAGGAGCAAGACTTGCAAAGCCTGAAATTCCAGTTGTAGTTACAGCTGGTGATGGAGACTTATTCTCTATAGGTATGGAACACTTTCCTCACGCTGCAAGAAAGAATTTTGACTTAACTGTAATATGTATGGATAACAGAATGTACGCTCTTACTAAAAATCAACAATCTCCCACTTCAAGAAGTGGATATAAAGGTTCTTTAACACCTTACGGAAACATTGAAGAACCTATAAACACAATTGCTTTTGCTATTGCTTGTGGTGCAACGTTTGTAGCTCAAACATATTCAGGAAATCCAAAACATGAAGCAGAAATTTTACAAGCCGCTGTTGAACATAAAGGATTTTCATTTGTTAATATACTATCTCCTTGTCCAACTTTCAATAAAATTGATACATTCCAATATTATAAAGGAAGAACTATTGATATAAATAAAGAATTAGGACACGATCCTTCAGATTATGTAAAAGCGGTTGAACTTGCAAGTCATGCATTAGACCACGATAAAGATCCAAACGCAAAAGTACCTTTAGGTATATTCTTAAAGATAGAAAAGCCTACTTTTGAAGATAAAGTCTTGGCGTTAAAACAAAAATACGGTGCTTCTGATAATCCTGATTGGGATAAAATTTTAGAGAAATATAGACCATAA
- a CDS encoding 2-oxoacid:acceptor oxidoreductase subunit alpha, which produces MAFDLTIKFAGEGGEGVISAGDFTMRAATYLGLEVVTFKSFPAEIKGGYALSQVRMSDEKILSQGDGFQILFAFNGEAYEVNKPLLKPGTVLVWDGPEGGDFEPEFDWLEKQGVIAYAVPMSKLAKEEVGAYITKNMVALGAASELFNIPIDVYKQQIISKFSKKGQDVVDLNFKALDAGINWVKNNIKKVDPYRLPERRPQKDVIILEGNEAIALGAAVAGCKVFAAYPITPATTVGNYLSEIILKANGYVYQAEDEISSMAIVIGASFSGVKAMTATSGPGISLMQELIGLASMTEIPCVVVDVQRGGPSTGMPTKHDQADLYAAAIGGHGDGQRIVIAPTNVEENFYLTIEAFNLAERYQCPVLFLTDASLSLRAEAISTPKIKEIQSRLINRPLITKDMDVNLDELLRYKVTDTGISPMLAPEVSPKPYTATGLEHGEDSSPRTRPDVRVMMMEKRFRKLKNIEDENQHLLEWDLGDLQEGEKADISVIAWGLTASITKEAIQRLRKKGYKIAALYPKLLYPVPVKAIEKVASMSDIALVPEANYTGQFARFIRMYTDVKPVQYNIYRGEPFIPAEIEAKIEELVGSKVNA; this is translated from the coding sequence ATGGCGTTTGATTTAACAATTAAGTTTGCAGGTGAAGGTGGAGAAGGTGTAATATCTGCAGGTGACTTTACTATGAGAGCTGCTACCTACCTTGGGCTTGAGGTTGTAACATTTAAAAGCTTCCCAGCTGAGATTAAAGGTGGATATGCGCTTTCACAGGTAAGAATGTCTGATGAAAAGATATTATCTCAAGGTGATGGATTTCAAATACTTTTTGCATTTAATGGTGAAGCATATGAAGTAAATAAACCCTTATTAAAGCCAGGAACAGTTTTAGTATGGGATGGTCCAGAAGGTGGAGATTTTGAACCTGAATTTGATTGGTTAGAAAAACAAGGTGTAATAGCTTATGCAGTTCCTATGTCTAAGTTGGCAAAAGAAGAAGTAGGTGCATACATAACAAAAAATATGGTAGCCTTGGGAGCAGCTTCAGAATTATTTAATATTCCAATAGATGTTTATAAACAGCAAATTATTTCTAAATTCTCCAAAAAAGGACAAGATGTAGTTGATTTAAACTTTAAAGCTTTAGATGCTGGTATTAACTGGGTTAAAAACAATATTAAAAAAGTAGACCCTTACAGATTACCAGAAAGAAGACCACAAAAAGATGTTATTATATTAGAAGGTAATGAAGCGATAGCTTTAGGTGCAGCTGTTGCAGGTTGTAAAGTGTTTGCAGCATATCCTATTACACCAGCTACAACGGTAGGTAACTATTTATCTGAAATTATATTGAAGGCAAACGGCTATGTTTATCAAGCAGAGGACGAAATATCTTCTATGGCGATAGTGATAGGTGCTTCCTTCTCCGGGGTAAAAGCTATGACAGCAACTTCTGGACCTGGTATATCATTAATGCAGGAATTGATAGGTCTTGCTTCAATGACTGAAATTCCGTGTGTGGTTGTAGATGTTCAAAGGGGTGGACCATCAACAGGAATGCCTACAAAACACGACCAGGCAGACCTCTATGCTGCAGCAATAGGTGGTCACGGCGATGGTCAAAGAATAGTTATAGCTCCTACTAACGTTGAAGAAAACTTTTATTTGACTATAGAAGCATTTAACCTTGCAGAAAGGTACCAATGTCCAGTTTTATTCTTAACAGATGCTTCATTATCTCTAAGGGCAGAAGCTATTTCTACTCCTAAAATAAAAGAAATTCAATCTAGACTTATAAATAGACCTCTTATAACTAAAGATATGGATGTAAACTTAGATGAACTCCTCAGATATAAAGTAACAGATACAGGAATATCTCCTATGCTTGCACCAGAAGTATCTCCTAAACCTTATACTGCAACAGGATTAGAGCACGGAGAAGACTCCTCTCCAAGAACAAGACCTGATGTTAGAGTAATGATGATGGAAAAAAGATTTAGAAAGTTAAAAAATATAGAAGATGAAAATCAACATCTTTTAGAATGGGATTTAGGAGATCTTCAAGAAGGGGAGAAAGCAGATATATCTGTTATTGCTTGGGGTCTAACAGCATCAATTACTAAAGAAGCAATCCAAAGGTTAAGAAAGAAAGGATACAAGATAGCTGCCCTCTATCCTAAATTACTATATCCAGTTCCTGTAAAAGCTATTGAAAAAGTTGCAAGTATGTCAGATATTGCTCTAGTTCCTGAGGCTAACTACACAGGTCAGTTTGCAAGATTTATTAGAATGTATACCGATGTTAAACCAGTTCAGTACAATATTTACAGAGGAGAGCCATTCATACCTGCTGAAATAGAAGCTAAAATAGAAGAGTTAGTTGGAAGTAAAGTAAACGCTTAA